The Sulfurimonas sp. HSL-1716 sequence TCTTGCGATATAGCAGTTGGTGCCGTGTACTCTCCAAAAAATCTACCGAATATGCAATATGAGAAGGTCATTATTAGCGTGTTTGGTCGTGAAGAGGAGATAATAAACTATCTTTTAAAAGAGTCTGGTGTTCAAAAAGATAGGATAATCACATTAGATATTTAAGCGCAGCATACCTAAATCGTTATAGATACAGATCAGTTGAGTGGAATGAGACTGTTGAAACAATTGTTTGGTTTATAAAGAGGAACTGTATCAGATGAAAAACATTGCCGTTCTTACAAATTGCCAAGGTGAGGTAATAAAAAATATTTTAAAAGAGCATCTCAAAGATAATGTCACTTTTTTTGATGTGCCGCTTGTACATACTATCGCGCAAGATGAAATAAAAAAAGATGAAGTATTGCAATTGCTAAATGATGCTGATTTAATTATCACACAACCTTTAGGAAATTATTTTACATCAATAAGTCTGAAAAACATAAAAGAAAAACTTGATAAAAATTTATTTGTTTTTCCGTCTATATATTTTCAAGGATATAATCCTGAGATGTTTTATTTTAAAAATCTTAATGGTTTTAGTAATTTAGATTTTCCTGCACATTATCATGATCTGGTGATTTTTATCGGCTATATGAAAAAATTAACGAAAAAACAGCTTGTTGATATTTTTTATGATGATGATTTCTATTATAGCGATATTCTCAAAAAGATGTTTGATGACAGTATCTTGACATTACAAGAGTATGAACTGGAGTGTGATTTGTCTGTCTCATCCATCATTGAAAATAATAAAACAAAAAAACTGTTCTATACCTGTAACCATCCTACGACCGATCTTTTAAATTATGTATCCAGAAATATATTGGATTATTTGGACTATACGGGTACATTTACACCTGCACAGACCGCTTTGGATTGGATAAGATATCCATCTTATGCATCGGTTGCCAAATTTTACGGGTATGATTTTGAGAGCATGTATCATATTAATGGCAGGGAGTTCTCGCGCGAAGAGATGATAGAACAGTATTTTGATTTTTATGATTCCAGAAGCGATACGGAGCTTGAATATAATTTGAATTATATAATGAATTCGAGGGGCGGAATATATAAGATTATCGGAGACTTTATGCGTGAGAAGTTTTAATCCTATGGTCAATACGGTATTTACAGCTATAATAAGACGAGAAAAACTCTGTTTATTGAAAAAAGGGCGAAAGGTTTTCAGGTGAATAATGCACAAAAAATTACAGTAATCACGATAACTTATAATGCAGAAAAATATTTAGAGAAAACTATTCAAAGCGTGATCAATCAAGACTATGCCCATATAGAATATATTATTATTGACGGCAAAAGCAGTGATGGAACTGTTGATATCATCAAAAAGTATGAAAAAAATATATCTTATTGGATAAGCGAAGCGGATGGGGGGATATATTATGCAATGAATAAAGGCATAGAAGTCGCAACCGGTAGCTGGGTCAACTTCATGAATGCAGGAGATACGTTCGCAAGCAGCAATACGATTTCATCGATTTTTAATCATGATCTATCCGACTATGACGTCATTTGCGGAGGTGTCAATATAATAGAGAATGATGAAATCATTTTCTATGAGCCGGCACAGTCCTTAGATGTGATGGAAAAAAGATTTCCATGCAATCATCAATCGATGTTTACCAGAATCGATCCGCTGAAAAGATATAAGTTTAATACAACCTACAAGATCGCCAGCGATGCCGATCTGATGATGAAACTTTATTACAACGGACATAAGTTTAAATTTATCGATATACCTATAGCCAATTACCTAAAAGAGGGATTCTGGGATGAAAACTATGTAAAAGCGTATGCAGAGTTGACCTATATCGTTTCAACATATAAAGAGGATCAAAACGATATTTATAAGCATACGGCATATAAAGGGCTGATCAAATTCGATAATAATCCAAATAGATATTTTGCGGATCTGGTGAATAGATTGATACAGGAGGTCGATTCTTTTCGTAATAGCTCTATCGCACTTTATGGGGACGGAAACATCACTAAATTTATTCTTCCTTTTTTAAATAGATCTGTGAAAGTGATTTTTGACATTTCAATAGATAATAGGATAGAAGGTGAAATCATAAAGGATAATCCAAAAAATATTCACAATTATGATTTTGAAAAGATAGTCGTGACAGTTTTGGGAAGAGAAGAGGAAATAATAAAATATCTGGTTGAACAATTACATGTCAACAGAAGTAAAATAGTTGCTTTTGATCTAAGTTATAAAGGTAATTGATGAAGAAAACGGCGCTTATAACCGGCATTACCGGACAGGACGGGTCTTATTTAGCAGAACTTCTGATTTCAAAAGAGTATGAAGTGCATGCGATTGTAAGACGTGAAACTCTGGAAAATAGTGAAAAATTAAAAAATATCGCACATATAGAGAACAAGATCACTCTGCATGCGGGTAGTCTGAGTGATCATCTTTCCATATACAAGATATTTGCCAAAGTTTTGCCGGACGAGTGCTATCATCTTGCCGGTTCGACGTTTGTCGATTACTCTTTTGACGAAGAGTTTCAAACAATAAGCAGTAATTTTAGTTCTACACACTATTTACTATCGATTATTAAAGAGCTAAAGCCTGCATGTAGATTGTTTTTTGCCGGCACAAGTGAAATGTTCGGTGAACCGGTGGAGTTCCCACAAAATGAAAAAACACCGTTTAATCCAAAGAGCATCTACGGGATATCTAAAGTTTCAAGTTATTATCTAATAAAAAATTATCGTGAAAAAGAAAATATCTTTGCCTGCACCGGGATTATGTATAACCATGAAAGTCCAAGACGCGGAAATCAGTTCGTGACCAAAAAGATCGTTACGGCTGCCGTTAAAATTAAAAAAGGATTGCAAAAAGAGATCTTTTTAGGTAATCTAGATGCGAAAAGAGATTGGGGTTACGCAAAAGATTATGTTTTAATGATGTGGAAAATATTGCAGCAGGACAAAGCTGATGACTATATCATGGCAACAGGGAAGCTTCACAGCGTCCGGGAGTTTTTAGATATAGCGTTTTCATATCTTGGACTGGATTATAGGGATTATTTTAAGATCGATCAAAGATTTTTTAGGGCGAGTGAAAAGCTGCCGCTTTGCGGAGACACTGAAAAATTGATTTCGGCTATCGGATTTCAACACACAAAGAGTCTGCACGAAATCGTTGAAGAGATGATAGAAGCGGAATTAAAAGGATACGAGTGAAGAGTCTGCTAAAATCAATGTTGCGATAATCATGAATACTACAGAAGGTTGTATAGAAGTATGAAAAAAATTTTATATATAGGGCTTGAGTTCCATAAAAAAACATTGTCCACAAAATTTTTTATAGACATACTCGCAAAGCATTATGAGATAGATTTCATTTGGTGTGGGCAGTTTGAAGCATCTTTAGATGTGATGAACTCGCCTTTGATACATTCTGAGTATGATGCAGTGATATTGTTCCAGATTATGCTTACAAAAGAGAAATTGCAGTTTTTCAAATGTCAAAATATTATTTTAATACCTATGTATGACAATGATTTGAACATTACATACGGCAAGTGGAGACAGTTCGCAAAATACAAATTTATCAACTTTTCCAAAACGCTTTACGACAAGTTCTCGTTTTTAGGGGTTACAGATAATCTATATGTCCAGTATGCTCCCGACGTTGACGACAGCATACCTTCGGCTGTTTCAACAAAAGCAAAACTTTTTTTTTGGCAAAGAGGCAATGCGATAAACTTTGAGCTTATCAAAAAGCTTCTGGACCTCGATCAAATAGAATCGATCCATCTTCACAGGCTCAACGATAATGTCCAAAAAGATATATTTTTTAAACCGCCAAGCAAAGAAGAGATCGAAAAATATAATATTACCAGGACAAGTTGGTTTGAAGATAAAGAGGATATAAAAAGAGTGATGCAGGGGTGTGATATATTTATCGCTCCACGACTTTATGAAGGTATCGGACAAGCGTTTTTGGAAGCTATGAGCTATGGCAAATGTGTAATATCGCCGGACCATCCTACAATGAATGAATATATTGTAGACGGAGTGGACGGATTGCTGTTTGATTATCACGATCCCAAACGAATAGATATCTCGGATTTTAAACTGCTGGGATCAAATGCCAAAAAAAAGATACGGCAGATCCATGAGAACTTCGTATCTCAGGAGAACGAGATCATAAGCTTCATTCAACAGCCTATGACAGATCTGGATGAGAGGAAACTTTTATCCGAAAATATCCGGGAGTTGAAAAAAAGTTTACAGCCAAGCAATTATTTTGTAGCCGAAGACCTGAAGATGGGTTATTATAATAATAATCTTAGTATGCTTTTTTCAAAATATCTAAATGTTTTGCATCAAAGATTGAAAAATGCGGATACAAAGTTCGTTATTTACGGAGCGGGAACGGGCGCGTCTTTACTGCTGAGCATAGAAAGCAAAAAGTGCGAATATATTGTAGACAGGGATCACAGTAAGCACAACACCTGTTTAAACGATATAAAAATATTTTCGCTGGACAAATTAAGAGAAGAAAAAGAACCTAAAGATGTACTCGTGAGTGTATTTGGAAGAGCGATCGCGATCATAAGAGAACTAAAAGGAGATGAATCCTTGAGTCGTCATAACTTTATATCTCTGGACATAGACCCTTTTTACGGAGAGCTGATTGAATAGTAAAAATTTATTGTTCGTCCGACCGGACCACATCGGCGATTACATCATTTTCAGAAATATTATGTATGCGATAAAAAAGAGCAGCAGGTTTAAAGATTATAAGGTATTTTTTGTAGTCAACCAAAGAGTAAAAGAGTTAGTAGAGTTCTTTGATCCTGACTTGGCCGACGGATATTTTTATGTGGATCTGCAAAAATATATTTTGGGTCAATGGTACTATGAAAGGAAAAATCAGGAGATCTGTCAGTATCAGTATGATACCGTGATCAATGCGATGTTTGCCAGACATGATGCACTGGAACGGTTCATCGGTTCCGTAGATGCCGGAGATAAAATACTTGTCAAAGACAGGGTACATCAAAACAGATTATTTGATGCTGCTGCTTTTGATAAAAATTATATGTCGGTGTATGATATAACAGATAACAAAGTCTTCGAGTTTGACCAGTTAAAGAGTGTTTTTGAAACTATTT is a genomic window containing:
- a CDS encoding WcbI family polysaccharide biosynthesis putative acetyltransferase, translating into MKNIAVLTNCQGEVIKNILKEHLKDNVTFFDVPLVHTIAQDEIKKDEVLQLLNDADLIITQPLGNYFTSISLKNIKEKLDKNLFVFPSIYFQGYNPEMFYFKNLNGFSNLDFPAHYHDLVIFIGYMKKLTKKQLVDIFYDDDFYYSDILKKMFDDSILTLQEYELECDLSVSSIIENNKTKKLFYTCNHPTTDLLNYVSRNILDYLDYTGTFTPAQTALDWIRYPSYASVAKFYGYDFESMYHINGREFSREEMIEQYFDFYDSRSDTELEYNLNYIMNSRGGIYKIIGDFMREKF
- a CDS encoding glycosyltransferase family 2 protein → MNNAQKITVITITYNAEKYLEKTIQSVINQDYAHIEYIIIDGKSSDGTVDIIKKYEKNISYWISEADGGIYYAMNKGIEVATGSWVNFMNAGDTFASSNTISSIFNHDLSDYDVICGGVNIIENDEIIFYEPAQSLDVMEKRFPCNHQSMFTRIDPLKRYKFNTTYKIASDADLMMKLYYNGHKFKFIDIPIANYLKEGFWDENYVKAYAELTYIVSTYKEDQNDIYKHTAYKGLIKFDNNPNRYFADLVNRLIQEVDSFRNSSIALYGDGNITKFILPFLNRSVKVIFDISIDNRIEGEIIKDNPKNIHNYDFEKIVVTVLGREEEIIKYLVEQLHVNRSKIVAFDLSYKGN
- a CDS encoding GDP-mannose 4,6-dehydratase; protein product: MKKTALITGITGQDGSYLAELLISKEYEVHAIVRRETLENSEKLKNIAHIENKITLHAGSLSDHLSIYKIFAKVLPDECYHLAGSTFVDYSFDEEFQTISSNFSSTHYLLSIIKELKPACRLFFAGTSEMFGEPVEFPQNEKTPFNPKSIYGISKVSSYYLIKNYREKENIFACTGIMYNHESPRRGNQFVTKKIVTAAVKIKKGLQKEIFLGNLDAKRDWGYAKDYVLMMWKILQQDKADDYIMATGKLHSVREFLDIAFSYLGLDYRDYFKIDQRFFRASEKLPLCGDTEKLISAIGFQHTKSLHEIVEEMIEAELKGYE
- a CDS encoding glycosyltransferase gives rise to the protein MKKILYIGLEFHKKTLSTKFFIDILAKHYEIDFIWCGQFEASLDVMNSPLIHSEYDAVILFQIMLTKEKLQFFKCQNIILIPMYDNDLNITYGKWRQFAKYKFINFSKTLYDKFSFLGVTDNLYVQYAPDVDDSIPSAVSTKAKLFFWQRGNAINFELIKKLLDLDQIESIHLHRLNDNVQKDIFFKPPSKEEIEKYNITRTSWFEDKEDIKRVMQGCDIFIAPRLYEGIGQAFLEAMSYGKCVISPDHPTMNEYIVDGVDGLLFDYHDPKRIDISDFKLLGSNAKKKIRQIHENFVSQENEIISFIQQPMTDLDERKLLSENIRELKKSLQPSNYFVAEDLKMGYYNNNLSMLFSKYLNVLHQRLKNADTKFVIYGAGTGASLLLSIESKKCEYIVDRDHSKHNTCLNDIKIFSLDKLREEKEPKDVLVSVFGRAIAIIRELKGDESLSRHNFISLDIDPFYGELIE